The Candidatus Methylomirabilis tolerans genomic interval GGGAGAGCGATGCCCAAAACAGCCACCCTGGCCAATACGCGATCCCCATACCGACCAGCACAAGCAGCGCGCAGATCGCCACCATTCGATGCCGTTTCCCCACCAGCGCATACGCAATGTGACCGCCATCCAGTTGACCAATCGGGAGCAGGTTCAGCGCCGTCACGAACAGACCGATCCAGCCGGCGAAAGCCACCGGGTGCAACAGAACATCGCCTCCTTGGGGTATCGGTCCCAGCGTCAACCATTGCAGGAGCGAAAACAAGAGCGGTGTCCCGAGGGCAATGCCGGCATGTTCATCCGAACCTGTCAGAATCAACTTCGACCAGCGCAGGCCCACGACGATGGCCGGCAGTGCCACGCACAACCCTGCAAGCGGTCCTGCGATCCCGACATCGAAAAGCGCTCTGCGATCGGTAACCGGCGACTTCATCTTGATGAACGCCCCGAAGGTTCCAAGCCCAACCGGAGCGGGAATAAAATAGGGCAGCGTGACGGTGATACCATACCGTCGAGCGGTAAAGTAATGTCCGAACTCATGAATACCAAGGATTAAAAGAAGCGTGACTGCA includes:
- a CDS encoding site-2 protease family protein; its protein translation is MASWLNPEEDAVFFLEREVAGVFAISEGRLLDGTVRFKGRLLIDPGKAVAELTERLAPHGYYPMLQDEEDLAILRVMPEKSLFRSGLWVNILLFLATLTTTVFVGAINRGAHPLADPWSIVQGLPFAVTLLLILGIHEFGHYFTARRYGITVTLPYFIPAPVGLGTFGAFIKMKSPVTDRRALFDVGIAGPLAGLCVALPAIVVGLRWSKLILTGSDEHAGIALGTPLLFSLLQWLTLGPIPQGGDVLLHPVAFAGWIGLFVTALNLLPIGQLDGGHIAYALVGKRHRMVAICALLVLVGMGIAYWPGWLFWASLSLILGLKHPPPLNDVTRLDERRRLVGFASLLLLLSVITPSPFNLSES